Proteins from a genomic interval of Canis lupus familiaris isolate Mischka breed German Shepherd chromosome 33, alternate assembly UU_Cfam_GSD_1.0, whole genome shotgun sequence:
- the OR5K8 gene encoding olfactory receptor family 5 subfamily K member 8, translating into MTEDNYSLTTEFILIGFTDHPKLKTVLFVVFLTIYLVTMVGNLGLVALILMERRLHTPMYIFLGNLALMDSCCACAITPKMLENFFSKDRMISLYECMAQFYFLCLAETADCFLLAAMAYDRYVAICSPLQYHTLMSKKLCLQMTAGAYIAGNLHSMIHIVFLFRLTFCRSHQINHFFCDVLPLFKLSCVDPYINELLIFIFSGSVQVFSIIIVIISYLCILFMIFKMKSKEGRGKALSTCASHFLSVSMFYGSLLFVYVRPNSVKEEDKDIPVAIFYTLVIPLLNPFIYSLRNKEVINAMKRNIKKIL; encoded by the coding sequence ATGACTGAGGATAATTACTCCTTGACAACTGAATTTATTCTCATAGGATTTACAGATCACCCAAAGTTGAAGACCGTCCTGTTTGTGGTGTTTCTCACTATCTATCTGGTGACCATGGTGGGGAATCTGGGCCTGGTGGCATTGATCCTTATGGAGCGTCGCCTTCACACACCCATGTACATCTTTCTGGGCAACCTGGCTCTAATGGATTCCTGTTGTGCCTGTGCCATTACCCCCAAGATGTTAGAGAATTTCTTTTCGAAGGACAGAATGATTTCCCTCTATGAATGCAtggcacaattttattttctgtgcctTGCTGAAACTGCAGACTGCTTTCTCCTGGCAGcaatggcctatgaccgctatgtggccatctgcagcCCACTGCAGTACCACACCCTGATGTCGAAGAAGCTCTGCCTTCAGATGACCGCAGGGGCCTACATAGCAGGAAACCTGCATTCCATGATTCATATAGTGTTTCTCTTTCGTTTAACTTTCTGTAGGTCTCATCAGATTAATCACTTTTTTTGTGATGTTCTTCCATTATTCAAACTCTCCTGTGTTGACCCTTATATCAATGAATTgttgatatttatcttttctggtTCAGTTCAAGTCTTCTCTATTATCATAGTCATAATCTCTTATCTCTGCATCCTTTTcatgattttcaaaatgaaatccaAAGAGGGAAGAGGCAAAGCCTTATCTACTTGTGCAtcacactttctctctgtctcaatgtTCTATGGTTCTCTTCTCTTTGTGTACGTTCGACCAAATTCAGTTAAAGAGGAGGATAAAGATATACCTGTTGCTATTTTTTATACTCTAGTAATCCCTTTATTAAACCCTTTTATTTATAGTCTAAGAAATAAGGAAGTAATAAAtgccatgaaaagaaatataaagaaaattttataa
- the OR5K4 gene encoding olfactory receptor family 5 subfamily K member 4, translated as MDKENQSLATEFILIGFTDRPVLKSLLFSVFFAIYLVTMVGNLGLVALILMERRLHTPMYIFLGNLALMDSCCACAITPKMLENFFSKDRMISLYECMAQFYFLCLAETADCFLLAAMAYDRYVAICSPLQYHTLMSKKLCLQMTAGAYIASNLHSMIHVGLLLRLTFCRSNQIDHFFCDILPLYRLSCTDPSINELMIYIFSMPIQIFTIAIVLFSYLCILFTIFKMKSKEGRGKAFSTCASHFLSVSIFYICLLMYIRPFEEGDKDIPVAVFYTIVVPLLNPFIYSLRNKEVINVLKRCLKNYNIFK; from the coding sequence atggataaggaaaatcaATCCTTGGCAACAGAGTTTATCCTTATAGGATTTACAGATCGTCCAGTGCTGAAGAGTCTTCTGTTTTCCGTGTTCTTTGCCATCTATCTGGTGACCATGGTGGGGAATCTGGGCCTGGTGGCATTGATCCTTATGGAGCGTCGCCTTCACACACCCATGTACATCTTTCTGGGCAACCTGGCTCTAATGGATTCCTGTTGTGCCTGTGCCATTACCCCCAAGATGTTAGAGAATTTCTTTTCGAAGGACAGAATGATTTCCCTCTATGAATGCAtggcacaattttattttctgtgcctTGCTGAAACTGCAGACTGCTTTCTCCTGGCAGcaatggcctatgaccgctatgtggccatctgcagcCCACTGCAGTACCACACCCTGATGTCGAAGAAGCTCTGCCTTCAGATGACCGCAGGGGCCTACATAGCTAGTAACCTGCATTCCATGATCCATGTAGGGCTTCTATTAAGGTTAACTTTCTGCAGATCTAATCAAATTGACCACTTTTTTTGTGACATTCTTCCCCTCTATAGACTCTCTTGTACTGACCCTTCTATCAATGAACTAATGATCTATATTTTTTCAATGCCGATTCAAATATTCACCATTGCCATTGTCTTGTTCTCTTATCTCTGCATCCTTTTcacaattttcaaaatgaagtcCAAAGAAGGGAGAGGTAAAGCTTTTTCTACCTGTGCATCCCACTTTCTATCTGTTTCAATATTCTACATTTGTCTTCTCATGTATATTCGCCCATTTGAAGAAGGGGATAAAGATATACCAGTGGCAGTTTTTTATACCATAGTAGTTCCTTTATTAAATCCTTTTATCTATAGTCTAAGAAATAAGGAGGTGATAAATGTTCTTAAAAGATGTTTaaagaattataatatttttaaataa